From Bradyrhizobium erythrophlei:
ATGTCGCCGACCACACCGGTACCCTGGCCGGACGGTTCCTCAGGGCCGGCGTCACCATCTTCGGCAAGAGCGCCAGTCCGGAATTCGGCCTCATGCCGACCACGGAGTCGCGCCTGCATGGTCCGACCCGCAATCCCTGGAATCCCGCGCACTCCTCGGGCGGGTCGTCGGGCGGCGCGGCCGCGGCCGTGGCGGCGCGCATTCTGCCCGTCGCGCACGCCAGTGACGGCGGCGGCTCGATCCGGATTCCGGCATCCGCTTCCGGCGTGTTCGGATTGAAGCCGACCCGCGCCCGCAATCCGCTCGGCCCGGACCGTGGCGAAGGCTGGGGCGGCTTTTCCTGCGGCCATGTCGTGAGCATCAGCGTGCGCGACAGCGCGGCGATGCTCGACGCGGTCCACGGGCCGGAGCCGTCGAGCCCCTATGTCGCGCCACGGCCAGAGCGGCCGTTCCTCGATGAAGTCGGGCGCGATCCCGGCCGCCTGCGTATCGCATTTACCGACAAGTCGCCCTATGGCGACGCCATCGACCCCGAGATCGCGGCCGCGACGCGGGAAATCGCGGCCCTGCTTTCGGGCCTCGGCCATCATGTCGAGGAACGCGCGCCAGTGCTCGCTGCCGATCCATCCATGGTGATGGCGACTATCGTCTCGGCCAACACCGGCTTGAGTGTGCGGATGGCGGAGGCTCGTTTTGGCCGCGCCATGACCGACCGCGATTTCGAGACGCTGACGCTGGCAAGCGCCTACAACGCGCAAAAGCAGACCGCGACCGACTACGTGGCCGCGCAACTCAGCGCGTTCCAGATCTCACGTGCGCTCGCGACGTTCTTCGAGAACTGCGACGTGCTGCTGTGCCCGACGCTTTGCGCACCACCTTTGCGGATCGGCGAACTCGACACCATGGCGCAGGACTTGTCGGATATTGGTCCCATCTTGCGGCGCTATATGCCGGCAACCGCCATGTTCAATATGTCCGGCCAGCCGGCGATGTCGGTCCCGCTGGCGTGGAACCGCGCCGGACTCCCCCTCGGCATGATGTTCTCGGCGCGATTCGGCGATGAGGCAACGTTGCTGCGCCTGGCGGGGCAGTTCGAACAGGAGCGCCCCTGGAAGACTAGATTACCGCCCATTTGCGCCTAAATCGACCAAACTCGGCCTTATTCGGCAGCGACGGATAGAATATTGTTGCAAGACCCGGCGTTCATTTTTGCCGGTCTGTTGCGTATTTTTTTGGAGGCGGGAATTTGACCCAAAGCGATCCGACCGATAACGCGCTGGCAGCCATCGCCAGCATTCTCGATCACCCGGAATCTCACCGCGGGCCGGAAAAATCCGCGACCGACGATACGTCGATCGCGCCCGAGCAAAGCGCGGCCGATGGCTATTCCAGGCTTGGTCCCGGCCCTATGGCGGCGATCCGTTTCAAATGGACGGTGCGCCGAGCCGGCGATGACGAATATTACGTCGACGAGACCATCGGCGAAAACTCCGCGGCCGTGGTCACCGGCCCGATGTCGGGAGATGGCGCCGTGAAGCTCGTGAACGAGCGCGAGAGCGAAGCGCGGCAGCGCTTTGAGGCGCTCAGAAGCGAAATGACCGGCCGCAGCGCGGCGGCGAACCTGGTCCGCAAGGACGACGATATCTAGCGCTGGTCACCCCGAACGGATTATCGGCTATCCGGGAATTATTTCGGCGTTCCCAGAAAATCCTTCTTGGCGAGATCGACGCCGCAATGGCGCAGGATGTCGTAGGCCGTCGTAACGTGGAAGAAGAACTGCGGGACGCTGAACGTCAGCAGCAGCGAATGGCCGGTGAACTCCCGTGTCGCGCCGTTTTTGAAGGTGAAGACCACTTTCCTGTCGCCGGCTTCGTCGATCGCCGCCGGCTGCAGCCCTCGCATGAAGACGACCACGGTCGCGATGCGCGCCTTCAATTCGGCAATGTCTGGCTGGGTATCCGGAAATACCGGCGGCTCCACGCTGGCCAGCAGCGCACAGGCAAGAACCGCATGGCGGTTGGCTTCCCCCACCTGACGCGTGAGATTGTACATCGTAGGGGCGAGCCGCGCATCGAGCAGAATCGCGGGATCGATCTTTTTCGCCTCGGCGTAAGCGGCAGCGTGGTCAAGCAGATCGGACAGGTTGCCAAGAAACTGCGTAAAGACATCAACTGACAACTGGTGCAGTGAAATGCTCACCTTGCGATCCTCTTCCCGCCGCGAAGCCCGTGGGGATTGGAATAGCAGTCAACCCCCACCTTTCGCAACGAGGCATGGCCTTGCGGCCGACGGTGCGGTTTTGAAACCGGGCATTGCCGCGATATGATGCGGAAACGCACGCTGTGGCCCGCGGATTCCTCCGATGCCGCCTAGTGTATCCGGAGCATTCGCGATGGTTCGAATTCTGTCCTGTCTTACCGCTGCCTTGCTGTTGCTGGCGGCCTCGGCACAGGCCCAGCAAGCCTCCCGCCTCGACGACATCATCAAGCGGGGCAGCCTGCGCGTGGGTCTGACCGGCGACTATTTGCCGTTCAGTTCGCTGGACAAGGAAACCTCGAAGTTCCGCGGGTTCGACGTCGATATGGCGGAGGCGCTCGGCAAGGCGCTGGGTGTCAGGATCGAATATGTCCACACCGCCTGGCCGCAAATGACCAAGGATTTCGAAGCCGACAACTTCGATATCGCGATGGGCGGCGTCTCGATCACGCTCGACCGGCAGAAGAAGGGCCTGTTCTCCACGCCTATCATGCGCGAGGGCAAGACGCCGATCGCGCGCTGCGCCGACAAGACCAAATACGAGACCATCGCCGAGATCGACAAGCCCGGCACGCGCGTTATCGTCAATCCCGGCGGCACCAACGAACGCTTTGCCAGGGCCAACGTCAGGAACGCCGAAATCAAAGTCTGGAATGACAACGTCACGATCTTCGACGAGATCGCCAAGGGCGACGCGGACCTCATGATGACCGACGCGTCGGAGACCCGGTATCAGCAGAAGCTTCACCCCGGCGTGCTCTGCGCGCTGCATCCGGACAAGCCGTTCGATTTCGCCGAAAAGGCCTATTGGATGCAGCGCGACCCCGCGCTGAACGCCTTCGTCGACCAGTGGCTGCACATCGCCATGGAAGATGGCAGTTTCAGCAAGATCTACGCCGCCTGGTTTGAATAAATCGACTTTTCTCCAGCAATTGACCGCATTTGCGGCCCTCCATTAGACTGGGCTGCGAAGCCGTTGAACCAAAATCGCTAATCGACGACTCATATTCTGAAAGTGATGTAGGTCACGTTGCGTCGGATTGCCAAAGCGTAAGGTCGGATAGGGATTCCACCTGCTCAGGAGGTCATGATGAAGAAGCTGCTTGCTATCGCCGCGTTTCTGCTGGCGAGCACCGCTGCGCAGGCTCAGTACAGCTTCGAATATGGCGGGCGCACGATTCGCATCGATCCGGATCGCGGTACGGTTTCGATTCCGGGCGTCTACGACAACACTGGACGGCGAACCAAGCGCTCGCATAGCGATCAGGACGGCGATCGCCCGCGCAAGCAGACCCCGCAGCAGGCCAAGGTCGATCCGCAGGCGCCCGCCGCGGACCCGGCCGCGACCGAACAGGCGCCTGCGCCAACGAACACGCAAGGCCCGGCCTCAACGGCCACGGCGACCGTCACACCTGCAGATACCTCCACGACGACCGCTCCCCAGGCCATGCAACCTGCGGCCAGTGCACCCGCGCCCCAGGTTCAGCAGGACGCCGCTCCCGCCGCCAGACCGGCAGCCCCCGAGATGGTCGCCACGACCGCGCCGGCACCAACGCCGCCGGCATCAGCGGTTCAAGCGGCCAATTCGCCGCTCGGCGTGTGGCTGACCGAAGAAAAGGAAGGCAGGGTCAGGATCGAGCAATGCGGCGCCAACCTCTGCGGCTATTCCGTCGATTCCAATTCGAACCAGAACGGCGAGCAGGTCCTGATCAACATGAAGCCCGGCAAGGACTCCAAATGGAGTGGCCGAATTCTCGATCCCAATTCCGGCAGCACGTATGATTCGACGATCGCGCTGAAGGGGCCTGATACGCTTCGCGTTCAGGGCTGCGCCTTCGGCGGCATGTTCTGCGGCGGCCAGACCTGGAGCCGCGTGAACTGAGACTTCAGTTCTGATGGGATTGGAACCGAAGCTCTCTCTATCTCATGCTTGACGTGTTTTCTTTGGGCGAACCGGTGTATCCACCTCGCATCGAGTGCGGGGCAGGCTTTCACACGAGAAACGCCGTGGCCGAGGCAAGCGGCGCTACTACCCAACCTTCGCCGAATATTCCGCGTCGGTAACGGGCTCCATCCAGTCTGCGTAATTTCCGTCCAGCGATTCCTGCATCGCGATGTGGACCATGCCGGTGGTCGGCGCCCCGCCATGCCAGTGCTTTTCCCCCGGCGGAATCCAGACGACGTCGCCGGGCCGGATTTCGCGCACCGGTTCGCCGTGGGTCTGAACCCGGCCGACGCCCAAGATGACGTACAGCGTCTGGCCGAGCGGGTGCGAATGCCAATTCGTCCGCGCTCCCGGTTCGAACGCCACCCGGTTCGCGACCAGGCGCGCCGGCGCCGTGGCCGCGACGATCGGATCCTGCAGGACTGTGCCGGTGAAATATTCCTTAGGCGCCCGGCGGGTCGGCCGCGAGCCTGCGAGATGGATATCCATGGAGTTCCTCCTGCTGTGACGGACGCTGTTTCGCTTACGTCCTGATTATTTTTTCGACGCCGCGTAGCGCGCCTTGGTCTCGGCATTCATGGGATAGAGACCCGGCAGCACCGCGCCGGCCTTCACCTCGTCGACGATCCAGGCCTCCATGCGCTCCTGTTCGGCGCCTTCGGCCAGAACCAGATCGAGGAACGCCTGCGGGATCACCACGGCGCCATCCTGATCGGCGACGATGACGTCGTTCGGGAAGATCGCGACGCCGCCGCAGCCGATCGGTTCGCCCCAGCCGACGAAGGTCAGTCCGGCGACCGACGGCGGCGCCGCATAACCGTCGCACCACACCGGCAGCCCGGTGCCGAGCACGCCTTCGAGATCGCGCACCACGCCATCGGTTACCAAAGCGGCCACCCCGCGCTTGACCATGCGCGCGCACAGAATGTCGCCGAAGATGCCGGCGTCGGTGATGCCCATGGCGTCGACCACGGCGATGCAGCCCTCCGGCATGGCCTCGATCGCGGTCCTCGTCGAAATCGGCGACGACCAGGATTCCGGCGTCGCCAGATCCTCGCGCGCCGGCACGAAGCGCAGCGTGAAGGCCTGCCCGACCAGCCGCTTCTGTCCCGGCCGCAGCGGCCGCGCGCCCCGCATCCAGACGTTTCGCAGGCCCTTTTTGAGCAGGACCGTGGTGATGGTGGCGGTAGTTACACCGGACAACGTCTTGATCGCTTCTGGGGTCAGGGACATCGAAAACAGAACTCCGCTTAAGGGGAATGGTCGGGCCGGCGCATCTTGCGGGGCGCGGGCATCGCGTCAAGAGGCGTTGCCGGGCCTGGCCCGACGGGCTGCATTGCAATTGCGCATCAGCCCAATTTATCGCCGGCATGTCGATTAATTTATTGAACTTGCAGGCCCATTTGGTTCAGACGAATTCCACTTCGAAGCAAAACCGGCTAGTGTGGCAAGCCATGGCCGCGACGCTCTCCCCGCCCCGTATTCTGCCAAGTGGCGACAGCGCCATCACGGTCGAATTCAGCCGCAACATCGACGATGCCGCCAACCAGCGGGTATTGGCGCTCGACCGTACGCTGGCGAATGAGCCGGTCGCGGGTGTCACAGAGACGGTGCCGACCTATCGGTCGCTGCTGGTGCATTACGATCCCGGAGCGATCGATTTCGATACGCTCGGCGAGCAGCTTGTCGCGCTCGCGCAGCGGCCGGTTCCGCCGGCGACCAAGACGCGGCGCTGGCGCATCCCTGTCGTCTATGGCGGCGAGCACGGCATCGATCTGGAGGATGTCGCCAAGGCGCTTCGGACCACCCCGGACGATATCGTGGCGCGGCACGTCGCCGGCGACTACCGCGTCGCCATGATCGGCTTCACGCCCGGCTGGTCCTATCTCAGCGGGCTCGAGAAGTTCCTGCATATGCCACGCCGGCAAAATCCGCGGCTGTTGACCCCAGCCGGCACGATCTCGATCGGCGGCGTGCAGACCGGCGTGCAATGCCTGGCCGGTCCCAGCGGCTGGCATCTCCTGGGACGGACCGCGGTGAGGACCTATTTGCTGCATCGCGATCCGATCTTCCTGCTGGAGCCCGGCGACCGCGTGAAATTCTCTCCCGTGGACGTCAAGACATTTGCCGAACAAGACCGCGCCGCGGCGGGCGGCGAGATCGTCGCCGAGTTGATGGCGTCATGAGCAGACTTGTTGTTTCAACCATCGGACCGGCGAGTTCGGTGCAGGACGGCGGCCGCCACGGCGCCCAGCGCTACGGCCTGACGCCGAGCGGCGCGATGGACCCGCTCGCGCTCGTTGCCGCCAATACGCTGGCCGGAAACGCGGCCTTCGCCGCCGCGATCGAAATTGGTCCCTTCGGCGCCGCCTTTACGGCCCGCGAAGGCGCGGTGCGGGTTGCGCTCTCGGGAGCGCCGCGCGGCGCCGACATCGCGGGCCGCACGGTCGCCTCGGATACATCCATGACGCTTTCGGACGGCGAAACCCTGACGCTGGGTTTTGCCCGCGGCGGTGCGTTCAGCTATCTCGCGATCGAAGGCGGCATCGCGGGCGAGGCGATGTTCGGCAGCCTCGCGGTGAATGCCCGCGCCGGCCTCGGCAGCCCCT
This genomic window contains:
- a CDS encoding (R)-mandelonitrile lyase, translating into MDIHLAGSRPTRRAPKEYFTGTVLQDPIVAATAPARLVANRVAFEPGARTNWHSHPLGQTLYVILGVGRVQTHGEPVREIRPGDVVWIPPGEKHWHGGAPTTGMVHIAMQESLDGNYADWMEPVTDAEYSAKVG
- a CDS encoding ribonuclease activity regulator RraA, which gives rise to MSLTPEAIKTLSGVTTATITTVLLKKGLRNVWMRGARPLRPGQKRLVGQAFTLRFVPAREDLATPESWSSPISTRTAIEAMPEGCIAVVDAMGITDAGIFGDILCARMVKRGVAALVTDGVVRDLEGVLGTGLPVWCDGYAAPPSVAGLTFVGWGEPIGCGGVAIFPNDVIVADQDGAVVIPQAFLDLVLAEGAEQERMEAWIVDEVKAGAVLPGLYPMNAETKARYAASKK
- a CDS encoding DUF2147 domain-containing protein, producing the protein MKKLLAIAAFLLASTAAQAQYSFEYGGRTIRIDPDRGTVSIPGVYDNTGRRTKRSHSDQDGDRPRKQTPQQAKVDPQAPAADPAATEQAPAPTNTQGPASTATATVTPADTSTTTAPQAMQPAASAPAPQVQQDAAPAARPAAPEMVATTAPAPTPPASAVQAANSPLGVWLTEEKEGRVRIEQCGANLCGYSVDSNSNQNGEQVLINMKPGKDSKWSGRILDPNSGSTYDSTIALKGPDTLRVQGCAFGGMFCGGQTWSRVN
- a CDS encoding transporter substrate-binding domain-containing protein, which codes for MVRILSCLTAALLLLAASAQAQQASRLDDIIKRGSLRVGLTGDYLPFSSLDKETSKFRGFDVDMAEALGKALGVRIEYVHTAWPQMTKDFEADNFDIAMGGVSITLDRQKKGLFSTPIMREGKTPIARCADKTKYETIAEIDKPGTRVIVNPGGTNERFARANVRNAEIKVWNDNVTIFDEIAKGDADLMMTDASETRYQQKLHPGVLCALHPDKPFDFAEKAYWMQRDPALNAFVDQWLHIAMEDGSFSKIYAAWFE
- the pxpB gene encoding 5-oxoprolinase subunit PxpB, which translates into the protein MAATLSPPRILPSGDSAITVEFSRNIDDAANQRVLALDRTLANEPVAGVTETVPTYRSLLVHYDPGAIDFDTLGEQLVALAQRPVPPATKTRRWRIPVVYGGEHGIDLEDVAKALRTTPDDIVARHVAGDYRVAMIGFTPGWSYLSGLEKFLHMPRRQNPRLLTPAGTISIGGVQTGVQCLAGPSGWHLLGRTAVRTYLLHRDPIFLLEPGDRVKFSPVDVKTFAEQDRAAAGGEIVAELMAS
- a CDS encoding amidase, producing the protein MAFKEYGNYDAVGLAELVRNKQVSPGELLDEAVARTAKVDPQINAVVVKHYDYAERQIEKGLPDGPFTGVPFLLKDLDLLEGTRTTFGASIYKDDVADHTGTLAGRFLRAGVTIFGKSASPEFGLMPTTESRLHGPTRNPWNPAHSSGGSSGGAAAAVAARILPVAHASDGGGSIRIPASASGVFGLKPTRARNPLGPDRGEGWGGFSCGHVVSISVRDSAAMLDAVHGPEPSSPYVAPRPERPFLDEVGRDPGRLRIAFTDKSPYGDAIDPEIAAATREIAALLSGLGHHVEERAPVLAADPSMVMATIVSANTGLSVRMAEARFGRAMTDRDFETLTLASAYNAQKQTATDYVAAQLSAFQISRALATFFENCDVLLCPTLCAPPLRIGELDTMAQDLSDIGPILRRYMPATAMFNMSGQPAMSVPLAWNRAGLPLGMMFSARFGDEATLLRLAGQFEQERPWKTRLPPICA
- a CDS encoding DUF1993 domain-containing protein, which codes for MSISLHQLSVDVFTQFLGNLSDLLDHAAAYAEAKKIDPAILLDARLAPTMYNLTRQVGEANRHAVLACALLASVEPPVFPDTQPDIAELKARIATVVVFMRGLQPAAIDEAGDRKVVFTFKNGATREFTGHSLLLTFSVPQFFFHVTTAYDILRHCGVDLAKKDFLGTPK